The DNA region ATCCTCTACCTGCTCGGTGTGCTGCTCAACCCGGAGAACTCGGACATGCCGTTTCCGCTGATCTTTACCGGGCCGGAGTCGGCGCGGGACTACTTCGAGGAGATTGATCGCTTCATTGGCCTGACGCTGGGCCAGGAGGCACAGAAACGCTATCACGTGATCATCGACAACCCGGTTGCCGTCGCTCGTTACATGGCCGATGGCATGAATCAGGTGCGGGACTGGCGTGTTTCGGTCAACGATGCCTTCTACTACAACTGGCAGATGCGTATCGACCCGGTATTCCAGCAGCCGTTCGACGCCACCCATGAAGCCATGATCGACCTGGCCATAACCCGTGAGCTGCCCAACCACGAGCTGGCCGCCAACCTCCGGCGCGTGTTTTCCGGAATCGTCTCCGGCAACGTCAAGCCCGCCGGCGTCCAGGCCATCCGCGAACACGGCCCGTTCGAACTCAGGGGCGAGCCGGAAATCATGTCCATGCTCGACCGCCTGCTCACCCGCTTCGTCGCCCAGCATCGCATGAAGCTGCCCGGCGACAAGCCGTACGAGCCTTGTTATCGGCTTGTGGGGTGAGAGGGTAAGAGGGGGAGAGGAGGAGAGGAGGAGAGGAGGGAGGAGGAGGAGAGAGGAGAGGAGGAGGAGGAGGAGGAGGAGGGAGGAGGAGGAGGAGGAGGAGAGGAGGAGGAGGAGGAGGAGGGAGGAGAGGAGGAGAGGAGGAGAGGAGGAGAGGAGAACGATAATGTTGCTCCCACCCGGAATCCCTTTTCCCTCTTCCCCCTTTCCTTCTCCCCTTCTCCCCTTCTCCCCTTCTCCCTTCTCCCCTTCCCCTTCTCCCCTTCTCCCCTTCTCCCTTCTCCCTTCTCTCCCCTTCTCTCCCTTCTCCCTCCCCTCTCCTTCTCCCCTTCTCCCTTCTCCCCTTCTCCCCTTCTCCCCTTCTCCCCTTCTCCCCTCTCCCCCTCTCCCCTCTCCCCCTCCCCCTCTCCCCTCTCCCCAGCGCGCCCCAGGCCGCGCGTCACTTGACACCCGTCACATTCAGGTCTATTGTGGCGCTAAGTGGGAATTTGTGGGAATTTGTGGTTTTCAGGTGGAGAAGAGTAGCAGGCCGTGTTCTTTGGTGAAACCGCCATCAACCTCGACGCGAAGGGCCGCATGGCGCTTCCGACGCGTTACCGCGAGGATCTCGAAGCGGCCTGCGGCAATCGCCTTGTGCTCACTTATTCCGCCTTCGACGCCGGTTGTCTGTGGCTGTACCCGGAGCCGGAGTGGGAGCGTGTCCGTGAGCAGGTGATGTCCCTGTCTACTTTCAATGCCAGTCACCGCAGTCTGCAGCGGCGGCTGGTGGGTTCGGCGACTCAGCTTGAGCCCGACGGCAATTCCCGACTGCTTCTGCCGGTCACGCTCAGACAGGTGGCCGGGCTGGACAAGCGCGTGGTGTTCATGGGCATGGGCCAGCGCTTCGAAATCTGGAACGAGGACGTTCTGAACCAGCGCCGTATCGAGGAAGAAAAGGAGATCCAGGAACAGGCTTCCTCCGAAATGGCGCAACTGGTTCTCTAGGCCGATGGCTGAGAGAACCCGACATGTGCCGGTGCTCTTGCAGCCGGCGCTCGACGCATTGGAGGTGCGACCCGATGGCATTTATGTCGACGGCACCTACGGCAGGGGCGGGCACAGCAGCGCGATTCTTGCGCGCCTGGGCGCGAATGGTCGGCTCGTGGCCATCGATCGCGATCCGGATGCGGTGGCCGATGCCACCCGGCGATTCACCGGGGATGATCGGGTCACGGTCCATCGGGCCAGTTTCGCCGATATCGGTCGAGTCGCCCGTGACCTGGATATTCACGGCCGTGTCAGCGGCCTGTTGCTGGATGTCGGGGTGTCGTCGCCACAACTGGACGACGCCGAAAGAGGTTTCAGCTTTCGCGAGGATGGCCCGCTGGACATGCGGATGGACCCGGAATCGGGCGAGTCGGCCGCCGCCTGGCTGGCACGTGCCGCGGAGGACGAGATCGCCCGGGTAATTAAGGAATACGGCGAAGAGCGATTTGCACGGCGAATCGCCAGGAGCATCGTGATGGCCAGAGCAGAGCAGTCGATAGAGCGAACCGCCGAACTCGCTGCCATCGTTGCCCGGGCAGCGGGACCCACTCCCGCTGACCGCCATCCGGCGACGCGCACTTTCCAGGCCATTCGTATTCACATCAATGGCGAACTCAGCCAGCTTGAGCAGGCCCTCGAATCCGGTATCGATATCCTCGAGCCGGGTGGGCGCTTCGTGGTGATCAGTTTCCATTCCCTGGAGGATCGCCTGGTCAAGCGGGCCTTCCGGGCGGCCGCCCGGCCTCCCGCGGCCAGTCGCCGCGCTCCGGTCGCACCCAGTTTCACGCCGCGTCTGAAGCTGATCGGTTCGCTGATCCGTCCCGATAACGACGAAGAACAGACCAACCCCAGGGCCAGAAGCGCCCGCATGCGGGTGGCCGAGCGATTGCCCGAGGTGACGTCGTGATCCGCTGGCTGGCATTCGTGATCCTGCTGGCCGCGCTTCTGGCCAGCGCGGTCGGCGTGGTGGCCATGCGTCACGAGGCGCGTCAGCAGTTTGTTGCCTTGCAACAGGCCGAGGCGGCGCGCGACGAGCAGCAGGTCGAATGGAGCCGCCTGCAACTTGAACAGGCCTGGCTGGCCGAGTCCGGGCGCATCGAGCGCGCGGCGCGCGAGCGCCTGGACATGCAGAGCCCTGACCATGTGGGCGTGCTGGTGGAGGGTCGATGATGTACTCCTCCGATGCCGTTCAGGGAACCGTGCGGTTGTGGCTGCTGGCCGGCCTGATGGTCGTGGTCGCGG from Wenzhouxiangella sp. AB-CW3 includes:
- the mraZ gene encoding division/cell wall cluster transcriptional repressor MraZ, which gives rise to MFFGETAINLDAKGRMALPTRYREDLEAACGNRLVLTYSAFDAGCLWLYPEPEWERVREQVMSLSTFNASHRSLQRRLVGSATQLEPDGNSRLLLPVTLRQVAGLDKRVVFMGMGQRFEIWNEDVLNQRRIEEEKEIQEQASSEMAQLVL
- the rsmH gene encoding 16S rRNA (cytosine(1402)-N(4))-methyltransferase RsmH is translated as MAERTRHVPVLLQPALDALEVRPDGIYVDGTYGRGGHSSAILARLGANGRLVAIDRDPDAVADATRRFTGDDRVTVHRASFADIGRVARDLDIHGRVSGLLLDVGVSSPQLDDAERGFSFREDGPLDMRMDPESGESAAAWLARAAEDEIARVIKEYGEERFARRIARSIVMARAEQSIERTAELAAIVARAAGPTPADRHPATRTFQAIRIHINGELSQLEQALESGIDILEPGGRFVVISFHSLEDRLVKRAFRAAARPPAASRRAPVAPSFTPRLKLIGSLIRPDNDEEQTNPRARSARMRVAERLPEVTS
- the ftsL gene encoding cell division protein FtsL, translated to MIRWLAFVILLAALLASAVGVVAMRHEARQQFVALQQAEAARDEQQVEWSRLQLEQAWLAESGRIERAARERLDMQSPDHVGVLVEGR